The genomic region TTTTTACTAGTGTCAGCATAGGGTTCCCAGGAGAGTTATCAGCAAACGATAAGCGCCGACCTGGGGTCGGCGCTCGTATTGCCGTCGTAACGCTGTTTAAGCGGATCTTTTATAACCGCACATCGTAGTTAAAGTAGCGGTTCATAATTTCATCATAAGTGCCGTCTTCCTTGAGTGCGCTCAGTGCTTCGTTGAAACGCTCTGCCAAGGCTTCGTCACGTGGGCGAAATGCTACTCCAACCCCTTTGCCGAAGATATGCTCAGGCTGTTTGATAAAGCCGCTAATACGCTGGAAATCACTCTCAGGCGTATCAATTTCAATCGCAGCTTCCGCGATTGGGTAATCCATAAAGGTGAGGTCTAATCGTCCGGCCATGAGGTCGGTCACGACATCATCGACGCCGGTATAACGACGGATTTCTAGTACGTCGCCGTAGAGCTCAGTGACGTAGTTATCTTGCAGTGTTGCCCGCTGAACACCCACGGTGAGCCCTTCGAGGCTGTCGCGGTCTTCAATGTCGATATCTCGCTCTTGCGTGGTGATCCAGGCGCTGGGCGTTGTGTAGTAGGCGTCTGAAAACAGCACACGCTGTGCACGTTCATCGGTAATGGCCATAGAGGACATGATGGCGTCGTAGTTACGAGCGAGAAGGCCGGGAATAATACCGTCCCAGTCCTGCTCGACCCAAGTGCAGTTGGCTTCTAGATACGCACAAACCGCGTTGCCCAGCTCAATTTCAAAACCGGTGAGGGTGCCGTCTGCTTCACGGTACATAAAGGGTTCGTAGGGGATATCAACGCCAAGGCGAATGTCATCGTAGTCCCTGGCTTCGGCATGAGAGGGAACAACAGCCGTCGAAAAACCAACCGCTAAAATAGCGGCAAGGGGTAGCGTTGCATAACGCATAGGTAGTCTCCTGAAGCGATTTTTAGGTATTGATAACATGCCCAGCGGCGATTTTTTATGGGCTAAAGCATGTGGTATGCGCTAAGCGCAGGGGCGTAATGCGTTTTTTCTGCATTACCAAGATCACGCACAGAGCGTGGAATGGCACGGGCGTGCCAAGAGGGGAAGGCTATTCGTCGAACCATTCGCTCAGGTAAAAACGGGCGATGGTGCCACGGATACCTGGGCGAAGCGCATGCAGCGCGGGGGATAACACATGGTGTATAGGCATGATGGCGTCTCGCTTTCATGCCTCCCCGGGCGGGGAGGCAATCTTAGGCAGCTAGCGCTTACTCTTCGCCGAAGTAACGGGCGAAGATTTCATCGTAAGTGCCGTCTTCTTTAAGCTCAGCAAGGGCTTCATTGAATTTCTCAGCCAGTGCTTCATCACGCTGACGGAAGGCGATGCCAAAGCCGTCGCCGAAGTACTCTTTTGGCTCGCTGATGCGCTCACCGACGACAACGTACTCGGCTTCTTCGCTCTCTAGCAGCGTGGACTGGCCGATCGGGAAGTCGAGGAACACGATATCCAGACGCTGGGCTTCCATATCCAGCACCATGTCATCGGCAGTGGAGTAGCGGCTAATGCTAGCAACGCTTGAGAAGTTGTCGGTCACGAAGTTGTCTTGAAGTGTACCACGCTGAACGCCAATTGTTTTGCCGGCGAGCGTCTCTTGATTCGCTTCATTGATGTCCAGGCTGCTCGGTGCAAACCAGGCTGAAGGCATGGTGATGTAGGGGTTGGAGAACAGCACCTGCTGGCGACGCTCGTCGTTGATGGTCATTGAGGACATGATGGCGTCGTAGTTACGCGACATCAGGCCAGGAATAATGCCATCCCACTCCTGCTCAATCCACTCACAGGTAACCCCCATTTGTTCGCACAGGGCATTCCCTAAATCGATATCAAAGCCGGTCAACTCACCATCAGCGGTGCGATACTCCATCGGCTCGTAAGGTACGTCAACGCCAATACGCACGTTGTCGTAGTCGCGCGCTTGGGCAGAGGAGGCCGCCGCAATCGCTAAGCCAAGCACCGAAACAGTTAAGAGTTTTTTCATTTTTTATACTCCATAGGTAGCAGGTTCACGTGTAGTGATCCCTCTTAACGTAACCCAGGTTGGCGCTAACGGGAAGAGGGAGTTTTCAACAGAACCAACGTTTGTTTGACGGTTGTTTTATTTTTATTTTTGGTGACTCAATTCGTTTGGGGCCTTAAGTGAGCCAGCAGCTTTTTCTCCAGGAAGCGGAAAAAATACAAAATTGCAAAGGTGAGGCAGAGATAGATAGCGGCCACGAACAAAAAGGCCTCGAAGGGAGCATAAAAGCGTGCGTAGACGAAGCGTGCGGCACCGGTGAGATCCATCAGCGTGACAACGCTGGCAATAGCGCTGGCGTGGAGCATAAAGATCACCTCGTTGCCGTAGGCGGGTAGCGCCCGTCGAAACGCGCTAGGCATAATAATGCGCCGCATCATCAGGCTTTGCGACATGCCGTAGGCCCGTGCTGCCTCGATTTCACCTTGCGCGGTGGCTTTAATCGCCCCACGGAAAATCTCGGTGGTGTAGGCGGCGGTGTTCAGCGTAAAGGCGATGAGCGCCGGATAGAACGCTTCGCGGAGGACAGGCCACAAAAATGTTTCTTGAATGCCGTCAATAAAGACAACGCCGTAGTAAATGATATAGAGCTGAATAAGTAGCGGCGTTCCGCGAAACACATAGGTATAGAGATAAACCGGCAGGCTGATCCATTTGCGCTTGGAACTGCGCATGATGGCTAGCGGTATCGCGAGCACCAATCCCGCCACCAGCGATAAGAAGACAAGCTGCGTCGTAGTGACCAGCCCCTCCCAGTAGTAGCCCAACGTGGTGGGCGTGAAAATCAGATTGCCAGCGAGCAGGTCGTTGAACCACGCAGAAATATCTAGCATCTCACTGCCCCCCAAAGCCAATGTCGTAACGTTTTTGTAGCCTCACGAAAATCCATTCGGATACGCTTGCGATAAGCAGATACACTGCCGCGACAGGAAGTAGGAAGGCAAAGGGTTCATGGGTGGCCCGCGATGCCTCAGCGGCGACACGCACCATATCGGTTAAACCGATAACAGAGACCAGCGCGGTAGTTTTGAGCAGTACCATCCAGTTGTTAGATAAGCCGGGCAGCGCGTGGCGCATCATTTGTGGGAAGCGGATGCGTCGAAAGACCAAGGCATTGCTCATGCCGTAGGCTTTTCCTGCCTCTATTTGGCCATTATCGACCGCCATGAACGCGCCTCGAAAGGTCTCACCCATGTAGGCACCAAAGATAAAGCCAATGGTAATGACACCCGCAGCAAAAGCATTGAAATTGATATAGATATCAATGTCATAGTTGTAGTAAAGCACATCGCTGATGGCATTAACGCCGATTTGGCCGCCAAAGAACAGCAGCATCATCAGCACTAAATCCGGAACGCCACGAATCACCGTGGTATAGACGGTGGCTGTGCGGCGTAACAGCCAATTACGTGACATTTTGGCGGTAGCGGTAAACAGGCCAAGCACAATGGCGAGTATTAGCGATAGCACCGCTAGCTGAATGGTGACGCCCGCCCCTTCGATCAGGCGGGGGCCGTAACCTTGCAAATCAAGCATAGTGTACGTGCCTCGCAGATCAATATTTGGGGGCCAGGAACTGCTTTAAGCGCGGCGACTGTGGGTTGCCGAGCACTTCCGCTGGTGGGCCAGCCTCTTCTACCAAGCCTTGGTGAAGATAAATCACCTGGCTGGATACATCCCGTGCAAAGCTCATCTCATGGGTGACCACCACCATGGTGCGTCCTTCCTCGGCCAAGCCGTGCATGACTTTCAAAACGTCGCCTACTAGCTCTGGATCGAGGGCAGAGG from Halomonas sp. 7T harbors:
- a CDS encoding transporter substrate-binding domain-containing protein, with the protein product MRYATLPLAAILAVGFSTAVVPSHAEARDYDDIRLGVDIPYEPFMYREADGTLTGFEIELGNAVCAYLEANCTWVEQDWDGIIPGLLARNYDAIMSSMAITDERAQRVLFSDAYYTTPSAWITTQERDIDIEDRDSLEGLTVGVQRATLQDNYVTELYGDVLEIRRYTGVDDVVTDLMAGRLDLTFMDYPIAEAAIEIDTPESDFQRISGFIKQPEHIFGKGVGVAFRPRDEALAERFNEALSALKEDGTYDEIMNRYFNYDVRL
- a CDS encoding transporter substrate-binding domain-containing protein, whose product is MKKLLTVSVLGLAIAAASSAQARDYDNVRIGVDVPYEPMEYRTADGELTGFDIDLGNALCEQMGVTCEWIEQEWDGIIPGLMSRNYDAIMSSMTINDERRQQVLFSNPYITMPSAWFAPSSLDINEANQETLAGKTIGVQRGTLQDNFVTDNFSSVASISRYSTADDMVLDMEAQRLDIVFLDFPIGQSTLLESEEAEYVVVGERISEPKEYFGDGFGIAFRQRDEALAEKFNEALAELKEDGTYDEIFARYFGEE
- a CDS encoding ABC transporter permease; the encoded protein is MLDISAWFNDLLAGNLIFTPTTLGYYWEGLVTTTQLVFLSLVAGLVLAIPLAIMRSSKRKWISLPVYLYTYVFRGTPLLIQLYIIYYGVVFIDGIQETFLWPVLREAFYPALIAFTLNTAAYTTEIFRGAIKATAQGEIEAARAYGMSQSLMMRRIIMPSAFRRALPAYGNEVIFMLHASAIASVVTLMDLTGAARFVYARFYAPFEAFLFVAAIYLCLTFAILYFFRFLEKKLLAHLRPQTN
- a CDS encoding ABC transporter permease, coding for MLDLQGYGPRLIEGAGVTIQLAVLSLILAIVLGLFTATAKMSRNWLLRRTATVYTTVIRGVPDLVLMMLLFFGGQIGVNAISDVLYYNYDIDIYINFNAFAAGVITIGFIFGAYMGETFRGAFMAVDNGQIEAGKAYGMSNALVFRRIRFPQMMRHALPGLSNNWMVLLKTTALVSVIGLTDMVRVAAEASRATHEPFAFLLPVAAVYLLIASVSEWIFVRLQKRYDIGFGGQ